The proteins below are encoded in one region of Ricinus communis isolate WT05 ecotype wild-type chromosome 6, ASM1957865v1, whole genome shotgun sequence:
- the LOC125370251 gene encoding uncharacterized protein LOC125370251, producing MLPTPWTTNLIVDAAAGSSLSSKTPKQAQSLIEEMATNNYQWHITRSRTGCQGSVDYMGSQPRQQNNLYSNTYNPVDSSKKAQVEQQFGKLLNVFKQLHINLPFVEAISQMSRYAKFLEEILSNKRKFEDLSFVTLKKECSAIFQNKLPEKKQDPRSFTIPCGIGDLTISDALADLGASINVIPYNLFAKLGLGETKHTRMSIQLADRSVKYPKGVVENVLVKVDKFIFSVDFVILDMDGGSSVPLILGRPFLATSRAIIDICDGKLELRLQKMLVEDPLQVTLPMEDKHELSNENVLEQLAFLLANEPSKNTDKFIVIDRVGVQKLRSSIEEPPVLELKELPKHIDYAYQDKDNNLPDISAADLTPEVREMTLSSLRKYQKAFAWEMTFLLF from the exons ATGCTACCCACACCATGGACTACCAATCTG ATAGTAGATGCAGCTGCTGGTAGTTCTTTAAGCAGCAAGACACCAAAGCAAGCCCAAAGcttgatagaggagatggccacAAACAATTACCAGTGGCACATTACTAGGAGCAGGACGGGATGTCAAGGGAGT GTAGACTATATGGGCAGTCAGCCTAGGCAGCAGAACAACCTGTATAGCAACACTTATAATCCG GTAGATTCAAGCAAAAAG GCGCAAGTCGAGCAACAGTTTGGTAAACTTCTTAATGTATTTAAACAACTGCACAtaaacttaccttttgttgaagctatttcacAGATGTCTAGGTATGCGAAGTTCTTAGAGGAGATCCttagcaacaaaaggaagttTGAGGACTTGTCATTCGTGACGCTAAAAAAGGAATGTTCAGCGATTTTCCAAAACAAGTTACCGGAAAAGAAACAAGATCCaaggagttttactatcccttgtgGTATAGGTGACTTAACTATTAGTGATgctttagctgatttaggagctagcattAATGTAATTCCATACAACCTATTTGCTAAGTTGGGGCTGGGAGAGACAAAACACACTAGGATGAGTATACAACTAGCTGATAGGTCAGTCAAGTATCCTAAGGGTGTTGTAGAGAATGTGCTTGTTAAGGtggataaatttatattttctgttGACTTTGTAATCTTAGACATGGATGGTGGGAGTAGTGTACCTTTGATTCTAggtagacctttccttgcaacatctagggcGATTATAGATAtttgtgatggaaagcttGAACTTAGG TTGCAGAAAATGTTGGTTGAAGACCCTCTACAAGTCACTTTGCCAATGGAAGATAAGCATGAGCTGTCAAATGAGAATGTGTTGGAGCAACTTGCATTTTTGTTAGCTAATGAACCAAGCAAGAATACTGATAAGTTTATTGTAATTGACAGGGTAGGTGTGCAGAAGTTGAGGTCATCAATTGAGGAACCACCAGttcttgagttgaaagagCTCCCAAAGCATATCGATTATGCATATCAAGACAAAGACAATAATTTGCCTGACATTTCAGCAGCAGACTTGACACCCGAGGTAAGGGAGATGACATTATCCTCTCTAAGGAAGTACCAAAAGGCGTTTGCTTGGGAGATGacgtttcttcttttttaa